The following are from one region of the Staphylococcus schleiferi genome:
- the sufU gene encoding Fe-S cluster assembly sulfur transfer protein SufU: protein MNFNNLDQLYRSVIMDHYKNPRNKGVIEDGTMTVDMNNPTCGDRIRLTFDIVDGIIKDAKFEGEGCSISMSSASMMTEAIKGHSLKEAMQMSQEFTKMMLGEDYEITEDMGDIEALQGVSQFPARIKCATLAWKALEKGTVEKEGKSED from the coding sequence ATGAATTTTAATAACCTAGACCAATTATATCGTTCAGTTATTATGGATCATTATAAAAATCCTCGTAATAAAGGTGTAATCGAGGATGGTACGATGACAGTGGATATGAATAACCCAACATGTGGTGACCGTATTCGTCTCACATTTGATATCGTCGATGGCATTATTAAAGATGCGAAATTCGAGGGTGAAGGTTGTTCGATTTCAATGTCGAGTGCGTCAATGATGACTGAAGCGATTAAAGGGCATAGTTTAAAAGAAGCAATGCAAATGAGCCAAGAGTTCACAAAAATGATGCTTGGTGAAGATTATGAGATTACTGAAGATATGGGAGATATCGAAGCGTTACAAGGTGTTTCTCAATTTCCAGCACGAATTAAATGTGCCACACTCGCATGGAAGGCACTTGAAAAGGGTACAGTTGAAAAAGAAGGTAAAAGTGAAGATTAA
- a CDS encoding cysteine desulfurase: MADTKLDVEAIIKDFPILDQKVNGKRLAYLDSTATSQKPKQVIDTLRDYYERYNSNVHRGVHTLGSLATDGYEGARETVRRFIHAKHFEEIIFTRGTTASINMIAHSYGDANVEQGDEIVVTQMEHHANLVPWQQLAHRKGATLKFIPMSEDGTLSIEAVKETITDQTKIVAIAHVSNVLGTINDIKAIAEIAHAHGAIISVDGAQSVPHMKVDVQDLNVDFYSFSGHKMLGPTGIGVLYGKRELLNEMEPTEFGGDMIDFVGLYESTWTDLPTKFEAGTPLIAQAIGLQAAIEYIEFIGFDAIHAHEQALTQYAYEQMSQIEGIDIYGPAKDNRAGIITFNLKDVHPHDVATALDTEGVAVRAGHHCAQPLMKWLNVSSTARASFYIYNTKEDVDQLVEGLKQTKEFFSYEF; encoded by the coding sequence GTGGCCGATACAAAATTAGATGTAGAAGCAATTATCAAAGACTTTCCCATTTTAGACCAAAAAGTCAATGGCAAACGTCTTGCATATTTGGATTCAACAGCAACAAGTCAAAAGCCTAAGCAAGTGATTGATACATTACGTGACTATTACGAGCGATACAATTCTAATGTTCATCGTGGTGTGCATACATTAGGCTCACTTGCAACAGATGGTTATGAAGGTGCACGCGAAACGGTACGTCGTTTTATACATGCGAAACACTTTGAAGAAATTATTTTCACACGTGGAACAACAGCATCTATAAACATGATTGCACATAGTTATGGTGATGCAAATGTGGAACAAGGCGATGAAATCGTTGTAACCCAAATGGAACATCATGCGAATTTAGTGCCTTGGCAACAGCTTGCACACCGTAAAGGGGCGACCCTCAAATTCATACCGATGTCAGAAGATGGCACATTATCCATTGAAGCGGTTAAAGAAACGATTACCGATCAAACTAAAATTGTGGCCATTGCGCATGTTTCAAATGTCTTAGGTACAATTAATGATATTAAGGCAATTGCTGAAATAGCCCATGCACATGGTGCCATAATCTCAGTTGACGGTGCACAATCTGTACCGCATATGAAAGTAGATGTACAAGATTTAAACGTTGATTTTTATAGTTTTAGTGGCCACAAAATGCTTGGACCTACTGGTATCGGCGTTTTATATGGTAAACGTGAACTATTAAATGAAATGGAACCGACAGAGTTCGGTGGAGATATGATTGATTTTGTTGGTTTGTATGAAAGTACATGGACAGATTTACCTACAAAATTTGAAGCGGGAACACCTCTGATTGCACAAGCGATTGGTTTGCAAGCAGCGATTGAGTACATTGAGTTTATTGGATTTGATGCTATTCATGCGCATGAGCAAGCATTGACGCAATATGCTTACGAACAAATGTCTCAAATCGAAGGTATTGATATTTATGGTCCAGCTAAAGACAATCGTGCTGGTATTATCACCTTCAACCTCAAGGATGTTCATCCTCACGATGTGGCAACTGCTCTAGATACGGAAGGTGTCGCAGTTCGTGCAGGCCATCATTGTGCACAGCCGTTAATGAAATGGCTCAATGTATCATCAACAGCGCGGGCAAGTTTTTATATCTATAATACAAAAGAAGATGTGGATCAACTTGTCGAAGGATTGAAACAAACGAAGGAGTTTTTCTCATATGAATTTTAA
- the sufD gene encoding Fe-S cluster assembly protein SufD, with protein MTTETLNISEAQLVDYSQSQNEPSWMTELRKEAFKQAESLEMPKPDKTKLNKWDFDSFKQHETQGAVFHDLKELPSEIDRIINVENTENLVIQHNNTSAYTKVNDKALQDGVIIEHISEALINHSDLVQKYFMKDAVTVDEHRLTALHTALMNGGIFVYVPKNVVVEHPIQYVVLHDDENASFFNHVLLVTEESAEVTYVENYLSTTSGEGNQLNIVSEVIAGANSNISYGSVDFLDKGFTGHIIRRGVTEADATIKWSLGLMNEGDQIIDNTTNLIGDRSTSELKSVVVGRGDQTINLTSRIVQYGKETDGYILKHGVMKESASSIFNGIGHIKHGGSGSAANQESRVLMLSEHARGDANPILLIDEDDVEAGHAASVGRVDPEQLYYLMSRGISQREAERLVIHGFLDPVVRELPIEDVQRQLREVIELKIGK; from the coding sequence ATGACTACTGAAACATTAAATATTTCTGAAGCACAACTTGTTGATTATTCCCAATCTCAAAACGAACCTTCTTGGATGACAGAGTTAAGAAAAGAAGCGTTTAAACAAGCTGAATCTTTGGAAATGCCAAAACCTGATAAAACGAAATTAAATAAATGGGATTTCGATTCATTCAAACAGCATGAAACACAAGGTGCTGTGTTCCATGATTTAAAGGAATTACCAAGTGAAATTGACCGTATTATTAACGTTGAAAATACAGAAAACCTTGTGATTCAACATAACAATACATCTGCATATACAAAAGTTAATGATAAAGCACTTCAAGATGGTGTGATTATTGAGCATATAAGCGAAGCGTTAATCAATCATAGTGATTTAGTTCAAAAGTATTTTATGAAAGATGCCGTTACGGTAGATGAACACCGCTTAACTGCTTTACACACTGCTTTAATGAATGGCGGAATTTTTGTATACGTTCCTAAAAATGTCGTTGTTGAACATCCAATTCAATACGTTGTACTTCATGACGATGAAAATGCGAGCTTCTTTAATCACGTTCTTTTAGTGACTGAAGAGAGTGCTGAAGTGACTTACGTTGAGAATTATCTATCAACGACAAGTGGAGAAGGAAATCAATTAAATATTGTTTCTGAAGTTATCGCGGGTGCCAATTCTAACATTTCATATGGATCTGTAGACTTCTTAGATAAAGGTTTCACTGGACATATTATCCGTCGTGGTGTGACAGAAGCAGATGCAACAATTAAGTGGTCTTTAGGTTTAATGAATGAAGGCGATCAAATCATCGACAATACAACAAATTTAATTGGTGACCGTTCAACTTCTGAATTGAAGTCAGTTGTAGTCGGACGTGGCGATCAAACAATTAACTTAACATCAAGAATTGTACAATATGGTAAAGAAACAGATGGCTACATCTTAAAACATGGTGTAATGAAAGAAAGTGCCTCATCCATTTTCAATGGCATTGGACATATTAAACATGGAGGCTCAGGTTCTGCTGCTAACCAAGAATCACGTGTGTTAATGTTATCTGAGCATGCACGTGGGGATGCGAACCCTATTCTTCTTATTGATGAAGACGATGTAGAAGCAGGACACGCGGCGTCTGTAGGACGTGTTGATCCTGAGCAACTTTACTATTTAATGAGTCGTGGTATTTCACAACGCGAAGCAGAACGTCTTGTCATTCACGGATTCTTAGACCCAGTAGTACGTGAATTACCAATTGAAGATGTACAACGTCAATTACGAGAAGTTATCGAATTAAAAATAGGCAAATAA
- the sufC gene encoding Fe-S cluster assembly ATPase SufC, with amino-acid sequence MPSTLEIKDLHVSIEDKEILKGVNLTINTGEIHAIMGPNGTGKSTLSSAIMGHPSYEVTKGEVLLDGVNILELDVDERAKAGLFLAMQYPSEITGVSNADFMRSAMNAQREEGNEINLMQFIKQLDKQMDFLDMDKDMAQRYLNEGFSGGEKKRNEILQLMMLQPKFAILDEIDSGLDIDALKVVSKGINEMRGDEFGALIITHYQRLLNYITPDHVHVMYNGIVVKSGGSELAKRLEEEGYEWVKEEYETAISNQ; translated from the coding sequence ATGCCATCAACATTAGAAATTAAAGACTTACATGTGTCTATTGAAGATAAAGAGATATTAAAAGGTGTCAATTTAACGATCAATACTGGGGAAATTCACGCGATCATGGGGCCAAATGGTACTGGGAAATCTACTTTATCATCAGCAATTATGGGGCATCCGTCATATGAAGTGACGAAAGGTGAAGTATTATTAGATGGGGTCAATATTTTAGAATTAGACGTAGATGAACGCGCTAAAGCGGGTCTATTCTTAGCAATGCAATACCCATCAGAAATCACAGGTGTTTCAAATGCAGACTTCATGCGTTCGGCTATGAATGCACAACGCGAAGAAGGTAACGAAATTAACTTAATGCAATTTATTAAGCAACTTGATAAACAAATGGATTTCTTAGACATGGACAAAGATATGGCACAACGCTACTTAAACGAAGGCTTCTCAGGCGGTGAGAAAAAACGTAACGAGATTTTACAATTAATGATGTTACAACCTAAATTTGCTATTCTCGATGAGATTGACTCAGGTCTTGATATTGACGCTTTGAAAGTCGTATCAAAAGGGATTAACGAAATGCGTGGCGATGAATTTGGTGCGTTAATTATTACACACTACCAACGTTTATTAAATTACATTACACCGGATCACGTTCACGTTATGTATAATGGTATCGTTGTAAAATCTGGTGGCTCTGAATTAGCGAAACGTCTTGAAGAAGAAGGTTACGAGTGGGTTAAAGAAGAATACGAAACAGCTATTTCAAATCAATAA
- a CDS encoding DUF368 domain-containing protein: MSKFKISNIPRGFAMGISDLIPGVSGGTIALLLGIYDDFIASVSGVFSKHFKKSILFLLPIIIGMALAIGILSSVINYLLATHLIPTMFFFFGLILGIIPFLLRISHYKQTYKIQHWIIMGVAIIALALMAYFKGETSHAAPSHIDLSLPMLIKYFIAGVCASSAMLLPGISGSFILLLFGVYSTVTYSISEIVRFNFEALPVILMVGMGIVVGFLIASKVITYLLKHYTYLTYAAILGLVIGSLFSVFPGLPNQGLTWLASIITLILGFIISFILGRFTNES, encoded by the coding sequence ATGTCGAAATTTAAGATTTCAAATATCCCTAGAGGTTTTGCGATGGGCATTAGTGATCTGATTCCCGGCGTCAGTGGCGGAACAATCGCATTACTCCTAGGCATTTACGATGATTTTATCGCTTCTGTAAGTGGTGTTTTTTCAAAGCATTTCAAAAAAAGTATCTTGTTTTTATTACCTATTATTATCGGAATGGCTTTGGCAATCGGCATTTTAAGTAGCGTTATCAATTATCTGTTAGCAACACACTTAATACCAACGATGTTTTTCTTTTTTGGATTAATTTTAGGGATTATTCCATTTTTATTACGTATTTCACACTACAAACAAACCTACAAAATCCAACATTGGATCATTATGGGAGTGGCTATTATAGCACTTGCATTGATGGCATATTTTAAAGGGGAGACTTCACATGCTGCACCTAGCCATATTGATTTGTCCCTGCCAATGCTCATTAAATATTTTATTGCTGGCGTATGTGCATCAAGTGCAATGTTATTACCAGGGATTTCTGGGTCATTTATATTATTATTATTCGGTGTATACAGTACTGTAACTTATTCCATTTCTGAAATTGTACGTTTCAATTTCGAAGCTTTACCTGTTATTTTAATGGTAGGTATGGGGATAGTTGTAGGGTTTCTAATCGCAAGTAAAGTGATTACGTATTTGTTAAAGCATTACACTTATCTCACTTATGCAGCCATACTCGGTTTAGTGATTGGTTCACTATTTTCAGTTTTTCCTGGTTTGCCTAATCAGGGCCTTACATGGTTAGCATCGATAATCACACTTATCTTAGGATTTATAATTAGTTTTATTTTAGGTCGCTTCACTAATGAGTCCTAA
- a CDS encoding MetQ/NlpA family ABC transporter substrate-binding protein: MKKLTLLLTSIAVFALVLTGCGQDKTSKADDKKIVVAATPTPHGEIAKKAGEIMKKKGYDVQIREVNDYKIPNKLLDKGDVDANLFQHVPYLKEEKKSHGYKIEEVGKVLTTPMGVYSKKHKSLKDLPDGAKIYISNNPAEEGRFLSFFVKAGLIKIKDGVKIEDAKLDDIVENKKHLKFDNQQGAEFLPKTYNNNEGDAVIMNSNYAIDNGLKPLKDSIAVEDESSPFANILAVKEGHKNDKKYQEFLKALQSAEVRDYIKKEYDGAVIPAK; the protein is encoded by the coding sequence ATGAAAAAATTAACGTTATTACTTACATCTATTGCAGTATTCGCACTTGTATTAACGGGCTGTGGACAAGATAAAACGAGCAAAGCAGATGACAAAAAAATAGTTGTCGCAGCAACACCAACACCCCACGGTGAAATTGCTAAAAAAGCTGGCGAAATTATGAAAAAGAAAGGTTATGATGTTCAAATTCGCGAAGTCAATGACTACAAAATCCCAAACAAGTTATTAGATAAAGGCGATGTCGATGCTAACTTATTTCAACACGTTCCTTACTTAAAAGAAGAGAAAAAATCACACGGTTACAAAATTGAAGAAGTTGGCAAAGTTTTAACAACACCTATGGGCGTCTACAGTAAAAAACATAAAAGCTTAAAAGATTTACCTGATGGTGCGAAAATCTATATTTCTAATAATCCAGCAGAAGAAGGACGTTTCTTATCATTCTTCGTAAAAGCTGGGTTAATTAAAATCAAAGACGGCGTTAAAATTGAAGATGCAAAATTAGATGATATTGTTGAAAATAAAAAGCATTTGAAATTTGATAACCAACAAGGGGCAGAGTTTTTACCTAAAACGTATAATAATAATGAAGGCGATGCGGTTATTATGAATTCAAACTATGCGATTGACAATGGTTTGAAACCACTTAAAGATTCTATTGCGGTCGAGGATGAATCGTCACCATTTGCGAATATTTTAGCTGTCAAAGAAGGCCATAAAAATGATAAGAAATATCAAGAGTTTCTAAAAGCCTTACAATCTGCTGAAGTGAGAGACTACATTAAAAAAGAATACGATGGTGCAGTGATTCCTGCAAAATAA